The Polypterus senegalus isolate Bchr_013 chromosome 1, ASM1683550v1, whole genome shotgun sequence genome includes a window with the following:
- the LOC120533556 gene encoding carbohydrate sulfotransferase 2-like — MKVLRRKRIVLFIAYFLLLILTMLNLANYKWTKEPQQCNHQMRSTPYQSRSDIRYLYRPSLAKKRQLVYVLTTWRSGSSFFGELFNQNPEVFFLYEPMWHIWQKLYPGDAVSLQGAARDMLSSLYRCDLSVFQLYNTPGGKNITSLGLFGATLNKVICSYPLCSAYRKEVVGMVDDKVCKKCPPQNLRFLEEECLKYNTIVIKGVRILDINVLAPLMEDPSLEVKVIHLVRDPRAVANSRIKSRHGLIRENLQVVRSRDPKLRRIPFVDPNHKMNKKDGSDYHSIGAMEVICDRTTRTLRTALSPPPWLKGKYMVVRYEDLVEDPIKTLRQVYRFVNLSANHDIESFALNMTSGSSSSSKPFIVSSRNATQAASAWRTVLSFQQIKQVEDYCYHSMNILGYERVKSSSEVKDLSKSLLIPPKL, encoded by the coding sequence ATGAAAGTGTTACGCAGGAAACGGATCGTTTTATTCATTGCTTACTTTTTGTTACTGATTTTAACAATGCTCAACCTAGCCAACTATAAGTGGACTAAAGAGCCTCAGCAGTGCAATCATCAGATGAGGAGCACCCCATATCAGAGCAGGTCTGATATCCGCTATTTGTACAGACCATCCTTGGCTAAGAAGAGGCAGCTCGTCTACGTGCTCACAACCTGGAGATCAGGCTCCTCCTTTTTCGGGGAACTGTTTAATCAGAACCCCGAAGTCTTCTTTCTCTATGAGCCCATGTGGCACATTTGGCAGAAATTGTATCCTGGGGATGCTGTGTCACTGCAGGGTGCCGCTAGGGATATGCTGAGCTCTCTCTACAGATGTGACCTCTCTGTTTTCCAGCTGTACAACACTCCAGGGGGTAAGAACATCACCTCCCTGGGCCTGTTCGGGGCCACCCTAAACAAGGTGATCTGTTCCTATCCACTTTGTTCGGCTTATCGGAAGGAAGTGGTGGGCATGGTGGATGATAAAGTGTGTAAAAAGTGCCCCCCGCAAAATTTGAGGTTCCTGGAGGAAGAGTGCCTGAAGTATAACACTATAGTAATCAAGGGAGTGCGCATTTTGGATATCAATGTGTTGGCCCCGTTGATGGAAGACCCCTCCTTAGAGGTGAAAGTCATTCACCTGGTGAGGGACCCCAGGGCAGTGGCTAACTCCCGGATTAAGTCCAGGCATGGCTTGATTCGAGAGAACCTACAGGTGGTAAGGAGCAGGGATCCAAAGCTACGCAGGATACCTTTTGTGGACCCAaatcacaaaatgaacaaaaaagatggCTCAGATTATCACTCCATTGGAGCCATGGAGGTCATATGTGACAGAACCACGAGGACCTTACGAACTGCCCTGTCTCCACCACCCTGGCTTAAAGGGAAGTACATGGTGGTGCGCTACGAAGACCTTGTGGAAGACCCAATAAAAACTCTGAGGCAGGTGTACCGCTTTGTAAATCTGTCTGCAAACCATGACATTGAATCATTTGCACTTAACATGACAAGCGGGTCAAGTTCCTCCTCAAAGCCTTTTATTGTTTCCTCTAGAAATGCCACTCAGGCAGCCAGTGCTTGGAGGACAGTGCTGAGTTTCCAACAGATTAAGCAGGTTGAAGATTATTGTTACCATTCCATGAACATACTGGGGTATGAGCGGGTAAAATCCTCATCAGAGGTGAAAGATTTGAGTAAGTCACTGCTAATACCCCCAAAACTTTGA